From one Candidatus Rhodoluna planktonica genomic stretch:
- the nadD gene encoding nicotinate-nucleotide adenylyltransferase, whose protein sequence is MRRLGVMGGTFDPIHNGHLVAASEAAAALGLDEVIFVPTNDSYQKTDFAPAEHRYLMTVIATAGNPRFSVSRVEIDRQGPSFTADTLRELGETYPDAKLFFITGADAVSNLSTWHQYPDILELANFVAVTRPGHDFKLPAEVADRVPILEIPAMAISSTDIRSRVRENRPIWYLVPDGIVQYIAKTNLYREVW, encoded by the coding sequence ATGCGTCGCCTCGGGGTGATGGGTGGAACTTTCGACCCAATTCACAATGGCCATCTGGTGGCTGCGAGTGAGGCGGCGGCCGCTCTAGGCCTTGACGAAGTAATCTTTGTCCCAACTAACGACTCATACCAAAAAACGGATTTTGCCCCAGCTGAGCATCGCTATTTGATGACCGTCATTGCAACAGCTGGCAATCCTAGATTTAGCGTCTCCAGGGTCGAAATCGACCGCCAAGGGCCAAGTTTCACGGCTGATACTTTGCGCGAACTCGGCGAAACCTATCCCGATGCCAAACTCTTTTTCATCACCGGCGCAGATGCAGTTTCAAATTTGTCCACTTGGCATCAGTACCCAGATATTTTAGAGCTAGCTAATTTTGTTGCCGTAACCCGGCCCGGGCATGACTTCAAACTTCCCGCTGAGGTGGCTGACCGGGTGCCAATCCTGGAGATTCCAGCCATGGCAATTTCATCGACCGATATTCGCTCGAGAGTTAGAGAAAATCGACCAATTTGGTACCTTGTGCCTGACGGTATTGTTCAATACATAGCCAAAACAAATCTTTATCGGGAGGTCTGGTGA
- the rsfS gene encoding ribosome silencing factor produces MTAHPNAIKIATIAANAAADKIAENLVALDVSGFMPLTDIFLLASGRNERQVSAIADGIEEKLLQAGQKLLRAEGKAGGRWVLLDFGDVVVHVMHEEDRMYYSLERLWKDCPVIALDMVSSGSV; encoded by the coding sequence GTGACCGCTCATCCAAATGCTATAAAAATTGCAACCATCGCCGCTAATGCTGCGGCCGATAAAATCGCCGAAAATCTTGTCGCGCTAGATGTTTCAGGCTTTATGCCGCTAACCGACATTTTCTTATTGGCTTCAGGGCGCAATGAACGTCAGGTTTCTGCGATTGCAGATGGCATCGAAGAGAAACTGCTACAGGCCGGTCAAAAGTTGCTTCGTGCTGAAGGAAAGGCTGGAGGCAGGTGGGTTCTGCTAGATTTTGGCGATGTGGTTGTTCACGTAATGCACGAAGAAGACCGCATGTACTACTCGCTAGAGCGCCTTTGGAAAGATTGCCCGGTTATTGCCCTAGACATGGTTTCCAGCGGCTCAGTTTGA
- the rplU gene encoding 50S ribosomal protein L21, whose protein sequence is MVYAVVRAGGRQEKVSVGTIVTLDRIKGDANGKIELPALLLVDGDKVTTDAKALAKVKVTAEVLNDLRGPKIVIQKYKNKTGYKKRMGFRADLTRVKVTEIK, encoded by the coding sequence GTGGTTTACGCAGTAGTCCGTGCAGGCGGTCGTCAAGAGAAGGTGTCAGTTGGCACCATCGTGACTCTAGACCGTATTAAAGGTGACGCCAATGGCAAGATCGAGCTTCCTGCTCTGTTGCTTGTAGATGGCGACAAAGTCACCACCGACGCCAAGGCGCTAGCCAAGGTTAAGGTCACCGCCGAGGTTCTAAACGACCTTCGTGGCCCAAAGATCGTTATTCAGAAGTACAAGAACAAGACCGGTTACAAGAAGCGCATGGGTTTCCGTGCCGATCTAACCCGTGTCAAGGTAACCGAGATCAAGTAA
- a CDS encoding DUF167 domain-containing protein: protein MRVSVKVKPGSKKGPLVETDEDGSLIVFLRERAVDGAANEALVKTLAKHFETRSANITIESGHSSRLKRVRIEE, encoded by the coding sequence ATGCGGGTTTCGGTCAAAGTTAAGCCGGGTTCAAAAAAGGGGCCTCTGGTAGAAACCGATGAAGACGGCAGCTTGATAGTTTTCTTGCGTGAACGAGCGGTCGACGGCGCTGCAAATGAGGCGCTGGTAAAAACTTTGGCAAAACACTTCGAAACTCGATCAGCGAACATAACCATTGAAAGTGGGCACTCTTCGCGCCTGAAAAGAGTTCGAATCGAAGAATAG
- a CDS encoding DUF4233 domain-containing protein: MSSRSTQRTLGSMLLAFESFVVFFATLVAFGLKVADGPVVWGVGLTLAFVLIATPAILGKPFSYYWGTFLQLVVISLGIWVPLMYVVGAIFICLWAWAMLAGSTIDKARRAYEKAQQLTTE, translated from the coding sequence ATGTCTAGCAGATCAACCCAACGAACCCTTGGTTCAATGTTGCTTGCCTTTGAATCATTTGTGGTGTTTTTTGCAACCCTGGTGGCTTTTGGGCTAAAAGTTGCTGACGGCCCCGTAGTTTGGGGTGTAGGTCTAACCTTGGCCTTTGTCTTAATTGCCACGCCGGCTATTTTGGGAAAGCCGTTTTCCTACTACTGGGGAACCTTTCTGCAGTTGGTTGTAATTTCCCTCGGTATTTGGGTTCCGCTGATGTATGTGGTTGGAGCCATTTTTATTTGCCTTTGGGCTTGGGCAATGCTCGCAGGTAGCACCATCGATAAAGCGCGTCGGGCCTATGAAAAAGCTCAACAGCTAACAACGGAGTAA
- a CDS encoding glutamate-5-semialdehyde dehydrogenase, with amino-acid sequence MISAIDKMKLAKSAYSSLAQATTLQKNAALSKIADLLIERSEEIIRANEIDLAREAANGMSESLQDRLRLNSQRIMAISEAARNVVGLQDPIGEVIRGMTLPNGLKLAQVRVPLGVVGVIYEARPNVTIDIATLAIKSGNAVVLRGGSAAESTNRVLVKLLQDALAQVGLSSDVVQSVDEFGRDGGLEMMRAVGLIDVLIPRGGAGLIQQVVTEAKVPVIQTGDGVVHIFVDESARLDWAVEIVHNAKVSRPSVCNAVETVLVHKAAVDRLLPAILDRLAESGVRVHGDETTAANFFATIPATEQDFATEWHDLDISVRVVDSLDEALEHISKYSTKHTESIITENVANAERFLAEVDASTVMVNASTRFTDGGEFGFGAEVGISTQKLHARGPMGLPELTTTKWLVRGSGQVRV; translated from the coding sequence ATGATTTCAGCTATCGACAAAATGAAATTAGCCAAGTCGGCGTATTCTTCGCTGGCTCAGGCGACAACTTTGCAGAAAAATGCCGCACTCAGCAAGATTGCCGATTTGTTAATCGAGCGATCTGAAGAAATCATCCGCGCTAATGAAATTGACTTGGCACGCGAGGCAGCAAATGGAATGTCTGAGAGCTTGCAAGATCGACTGCGTCTGAACAGTCAAAGAATCATGGCGATTTCTGAGGCAGCTCGAAATGTTGTCGGACTGCAAGACCCAATTGGTGAAGTAATCCGCGGCATGACTTTGCCAAATGGTTTGAAGTTGGCTCAGGTACGAGTTCCGCTTGGTGTGGTTGGGGTAATTTACGAAGCCCGCCCGAATGTCACCATCGACATTGCCACGTTGGCAATCAAGAGCGGCAACGCTGTAGTTCTTCGCGGCGGCAGTGCAGCAGAAAGCACCAACCGTGTCTTGGTAAAACTCCTGCAAGATGCACTTGCCCAGGTCGGCCTAAGCAGCGATGTTGTGCAGTCGGTCGATGAATTCGGTCGCGATGGCGGTCTTGAAATGATGCGCGCTGTCGGTCTTATCGATGTACTGATTCCACGCGGCGGTGCTGGCCTGATTCAACAAGTCGTCACCGAAGCCAAAGTTCCGGTAATCCAAACCGGCGATGGAGTGGTACACATTTTCGTCGATGAGTCCGCTCGTCTCGATTGGGCCGTTGAAATTGTTCACAACGCAAAAGTTTCGCGTCCCTCGGTTTGCAACGCTGTCGAGACTGTTTTGGTGCACAAGGCAGCTGTCGATCGTCTTTTGCCCGCGATTTTAGATCGGCTCGCCGAATCGGGCGTTCGTGTTCACGGGGATGAGACCACCGCGGCCAACTTCTTCGCTACCATCCCGGCAACTGAACAAGATTTTGCTACCGAGTGGCATGACCTAGATATTTCGGTCCGAGTTGTCGACTCACTGGATGAGGCGCTCGAGCACATTTCAAAATATTCAACCAAGCACACCGAATCGATCATCACCGAGAATGTCGCCAATGCCGAGAGGTTCTTGGCTGAAGTTGATGCCTCGACCGTGATGGTTAATGCCTCAACCAGATTTACCGATGGAGGCGAATTCGGCTTTGGTGCTGAGGTTGGTATCTCGACCCAAAAACTTCACGCCCGAGGCCCAATGGGGTTGCCCGAACTAACCACCACTAAGTGGTTGGTGCGTGGCTCCGGCCAGGTCCGCGTTTAG
- a CDS encoding vitamin K epoxide reductase family protein — translation MSAKHEENLISAPKSLAWLLLIAGAVGWYGSFMLTLDRLKVLADPATSLACDIASFISCKSVMLSWQAKIFGFPNPLIGIAAFVAPIAVGVAVLAGAKFKAWFWQAFLAGTFLGFVFVLWLFDQAVFSIGALCPWCMVAWAGMIPVFWSTLLLGTREGFVPVPTKTINFFVAAFDYKWVFIVVTYLAIAVTIAVKFWSLWLQFFSNL, via the coding sequence GTGAGCGCAAAACACGAAGAGAATCTAATCTCAGCACCTAAGTCTCTAGCCTGGTTGTTACTGATTGCCGGAGCAGTTGGCTGGTATGGATCCTTCATGCTGACTTTGGATCGATTGAAAGTATTAGCCGACCCAGCAACTTCGCTAGCCTGCGACATTGCGTCATTTATTTCCTGCAAGTCGGTCATGCTCAGCTGGCAGGCTAAAATTTTCGGATTCCCAAACCCACTTATCGGAATAGCCGCATTCGTTGCCCCAATCGCCGTAGGTGTTGCCGTCCTCGCTGGTGCGAAATTTAAAGCGTGGTTTTGGCAGGCATTCCTGGCTGGAACCTTCTTGGGTTTTGTTTTCGTGCTCTGGCTGTTCGATCAGGCTGTTTTCTCAATTGGTGCCTTATGCCCCTGGTGCATGGTTGCTTGGGCGGGCATGATCCCAGTTTTCTGGTCGACTCTGCTGCTTGGAACTCGCGAGGGATTCGTGCCGGTACCGACCAAAACCATAAATTTCTTCGTGGCTGCCTTTGACTACAAATGGGTCTTCATCGTGGTTACCTACTTGGCAATTGCCGTCACCATCGCGGTCAAGTTCTGGAGCTTGTGGTTGCAATTTTTCAGCAACCTATAG
- the proB gene encoding glutamate 5-kinase produces MTLTDRKQLALAKRIVVKVGSSSITGENEQKLPVLVDALAQAHQRGAEIILVTSGAIATALPLFGLNSRPVELAGSQAMAAIGQSRLMVRYQQALDKYSIIAGQVLLTAGDFEQAETRANAKAALDTLVSLKVLPIVNENDTVATSEIRFGDNDRLAALVAILVEADALILLSDIDALYTMPPELPGAQKVDYVAYGQDLSSIQVGGSSSSVGTGGAVTKIGAASTAADCSVSVLLTSADNVAAALNGEAVGTWFQGKN; encoded by the coding sequence TTGACTCTGACTGATCGCAAACAGCTTGCTTTGGCCAAAAGAATTGTGGTCAAAGTGGGTTCATCCTCGATAACCGGTGAAAATGAGCAAAAACTGCCGGTTCTGGTGGATGCTCTTGCCCAGGCGCACCAGCGCGGCGCCGAAATAATTTTGGTCACTTCTGGTGCAATTGCTACCGCGTTGCCACTATTTGGTCTCAATTCGCGGCCAGTGGAACTGGCTGGTTCCCAGGCTATGGCTGCAATTGGGCAAAGCCGCCTGATGGTTCGCTATCAGCAGGCACTAGATAAGTATTCGATCATCGCCGGACAGGTTTTGCTAACCGCGGGAGATTTTGAACAGGCGGAAACCCGGGCAAATGCGAAAGCAGCCCTGGATACTTTGGTGTCGCTAAAGGTATTGCCGATTGTGAACGAAAACGACACTGTGGCAACCTCAGAAATTCGTTTCGGCGACAATGATCGTTTGGCTGCTCTGGTGGCAATTTTGGTTGAGGCAGACGCTCTGATTCTGCTCAGTGACATTGATGCCCTCTACACAATGCCACCCGAGTTACCGGGAGCTCAAAAGGTTGACTATGTCGCCTACGGCCAAGATCTATCTTCGATTCAGGTTGGTGGCAGCTCAAGCTCGGTCGGAACTGGCGGGGCAGTCACAAAAATAGGCGCGGCCTCCACTGCAGCCGACTGCTCAGTCTCAGTGTTGTTGACCAGTGCAGACAATGTTGCTGCGGCGCTCAATGGTGAAGCCGTGGGCACGTGGTTTCAGGGCAAAAATTAG
- the rpmA gene encoding 50S ribosomal protein L27: MASKKGVSSTRNGRDSNAQRLGVKRYAGQEVNAGEILVRQRGTHFHPGANVGRGKDDTLFALAAGSVAFGTKGGRRVVNIETA; the protein is encoded by the coding sequence ATGGCAAGTAAAAAGGGTGTGAGCTCGACCCGAAACGGTCGTGATTCAAACGCACAGCGTCTTGGTGTAAAGCGTTACGCAGGTCAAGAAGTCAACGCAGGCGAAATTCTTGTTCGTCAGCGCGGCACTCACTTCCACCCGGGCGCAAACGTTGGTCGCGGAAAAGACGACACTTTGTTCGCTCTAGCCGCAGGCTCGGTTGCTTTCGGAACCAAGGGTGGCCGTCGAGTAGTCAACATCGAGACTGCTTAG
- the ndk gene encoding nucleoside-diphosphate kinase, which produces MTEQTLVLIKPDGVKRNLIGEIIARLERKGYVVADLKKFTPSRELLAKHYEEHVGKPFYEPLVDFMASGDVVAIKLEGNRVIEGFRALAGATDPTVAAPGTIRGDFGRDWGLKVQQNLVHGSDSVESAKRELSLWF; this is translated from the coding sequence ATGACAGAACAGACACTTGTACTAATCAAGCCAGATGGTGTGAAGCGCAATCTAATCGGCGAGATTATCGCTCGCCTCGAGCGCAAAGGCTACGTAGTGGCCGACCTTAAAAAGTTCACTCCTTCGCGTGAGTTATTGGCCAAGCACTATGAAGAGCATGTCGGCAAACCTTTCTATGAGCCACTGGTCGATTTCATGGCATCAGGAGATGTCGTAGCTATCAAGCTTGAGGGCAATCGGGTGATTGAGGGTTTCCGAGCTTTGGCCGGGGCTACCGATCCTACCGTTGCAGCACCGGGCACCATCCGCGGTGATTTTGGTCGGGATTGGGGTCTGAAGGTTCAGCAGAATCTTGTGCACGGATCAGATTCTGTCGAATCAGCTAAGCGCGAATTGTCGCTCTGGTTCTAG
- the obgE gene encoding GTPase ObgE, translating into MVTFVDQVTLHLRAGDGGDGCVSVHREKFKPLGGPDGADGGHGGSISLVADPSVTTLLEYHFHPHRSGGDGGDGAGDFRNGAKGEDVKLPVPVGTVVRDAHGKLIADLDEPGMELVVAEGGVGGLGNAALASRKRKAPGFALLGVPGWRGDIILELKTVADVALVGYPSAGKSSLIAAMSAARPKIADYPFTTLHPNLGVVQAGNTRYTIADVPGLIEGASEGKGLGLQFLRHVERCSALLHVLDCGTLEPNRDPISDLDKILKELAAYKVPEGEKPLTERPQLIALNKADLPEARELAEFVQPDLEARGYKVFIISAIAKDGLKELNFALAQLVSEAREQKAAEPVKPRIQLMQQRRDESKFEIRKESNADGEFFRIIGAKPERWVAQTQFSNEEAVGYLGDRLAKLGVEEELFKAGAVAGSTVVIGLGNAVVFDWEPTISSTAELLTGPRGSDARLDTNDRRTTKERREEYRERMDAKTRAREELRQEGIAGIWVDEDDE; encoded by the coding sequence ATGGTTACTTTCGTAGATCAGGTAACTCTGCATTTGCGCGCCGGAGATGGTGGCGACGGCTGCGTCTCGGTCCACCGTGAAAAATTCAAGCCTCTTGGTGGCCCAGATGGTGCTGATGGTGGCCACGGCGGCAGCATTTCTTTGGTGGCCGACCCAAGCGTGACCACTTTGCTCGAGTATCACTTTCATCCGCATCGCAGCGGTGGCGACGGTGGCGACGGAGCTGGCGATTTCAGAAATGGTGCCAAGGGTGAAGATGTAAAGCTACCGGTGCCGGTGGGCACCGTGGTTAGAGACGCGCACGGAAAGCTAATCGCCGATCTTGATGAACCAGGAATGGAACTGGTTGTAGCCGAAGGTGGAGTTGGTGGCTTGGGCAACGCCGCGTTGGCAAGTCGCAAACGCAAAGCACCTGGATTCGCTCTGCTCGGTGTGCCGGGCTGGCGAGGCGACATCATCCTCGAACTTAAAACCGTGGCCGATGTTGCTCTTGTTGGCTACCCAAGTGCCGGAAAGTCTTCGCTAATCGCTGCGATGAGCGCGGCTAGACCAAAGATTGCCGACTACCCTTTCACCACCCTGCACCCAAACCTTGGTGTGGTTCAAGCAGGCAACACGCGCTACACAATTGCCGATGTTCCCGGCTTGATCGAGGGCGCCAGCGAGGGCAAGGGACTAGGTCTTCAATTTTTGCGACACGTAGAACGATGCAGCGCGCTGCTGCACGTCCTAGACTGCGGAACCCTAGAGCCGAACCGCGACCCAATTTCTGATCTCGACAAGATATTGAAAGAACTTGCTGCCTACAAGGTACCAGAGGGCGAAAAGCCACTCACCGAGCGTCCGCAATTGATCGCGCTAAACAAAGCAGATTTGCCTGAGGCTCGCGAGTTGGCAGAATTTGTCCAGCCAGATTTAGAGGCTCGCGGTTACAAGGTGTTTATCATTTCGGCAATCGCCAAAGATGGATTGAAAGAGCTAAATTTTGCCTTGGCGCAATTGGTCAGCGAAGCTCGCGAGCAAAAGGCGGCAGAGCCGGTCAAGCCGCGAATTCAACTTATGCAACAGCGTCGCGACGAATCCAAGTTTGAAATTCGTAAAGAATCAAACGCTGACGGTGAATTCTTCAGAATTATTGGCGCCAAGCCAGAGCGATGGGTTGCTCAAACCCAATTCTCAAACGAGGAAGCTGTTGGATACCTTGGTGATCGCCTGGCCAAGCTAGGTGTCGAAGAAGAACTGTTCAAAGCCGGGGCAGTAGCAGGTTCGACAGTTGTCATCGGGCTTGGAAACGCTGTGGTGTTTGACTGGGAGCCAACGATTAGCTCAACGGCCGAGTTGCTTACCGGCCCAAGAGGCTCAGATGCCCGACTTGACACTAACGATCGACGAACTACCAAAGAGCGTCGTGAAGAGTATCGTGAACGCATGGATGCGAAGACTCGAGCCCGTGAAGAACTTCGCCAAGAGGGAATCGCCGGCATTTGGGTCGACGAAGACGACGAATAG
- a CDS encoding bifunctional folylpolyglutamate synthase/dihydrofolate synthase, with amino-acid sequence MVDDLDYEDEFLAAAQIVQEKLLSRVPENKIRPRLAPTARLAELLGDPQKSYRVIHVTGTNGKTSTVRFIDRILRELGLRVGRFTSPHLVSLNERISIDGEPVTNERLVSIWSEIEPIVEFVDSELIAAGDEPLTFFELLAVLGFAIFADAPVDVLVLEVGMGGEWDATNIADGDVSVFTPIGMDHADRLGETIAEIATTKSGIIKAGSIVVSAPQSQAAKAVLDAVAAERAEKIFHYGSDFEVESSVGLGFGQELALRNIAGSYVELKFPILGLHQAQNLALAVAAVEAFIGGGEQRLMDDVVRAATADMSSPGRLQIISPEPLIIFDAAHNPAGAEILVEALNSVLPGRAVIGVVSVLAEKDARGILGAFASRFDSIILTQSSSARAIPSEELELLAQDYFDFDQIEVEPKPALALRRASELAEQIPGAMVIATGSITLIGDLMSYVQLDEEEDV; translated from the coding sequence TTGGTTGACGACCTCGACTATGAAGACGAGTTTTTAGCGGCGGCGCAGATAGTTCAAGAAAAACTACTCTCGCGTGTTCCAGAAAATAAAATTCGTCCTCGCCTCGCACCGACCGCTCGGTTGGCAGAACTCTTGGGCGACCCTCAGAAAAGCTATCGCGTCATTCATGTCACCGGAACAAATGGCAAAACCAGCACTGTTCGCTTTATCGATCGAATTTTGCGAGAGTTGGGCCTTCGAGTCGGTCGTTTTACCAGCCCTCACCTGGTCTCGCTGAATGAGCGCATCAGTATCGACGGCGAGCCGGTAACTAATGAAAGATTGGTTTCAATCTGGTCTGAAATTGAGCCAATTGTTGAATTTGTCGATAGTGAATTGATTGCTGCCGGCGATGAGCCGCTGACATTTTTTGAATTGCTGGCTGTCTTAGGTTTTGCGATTTTCGCGGATGCGCCAGTAGATGTTTTGGTTCTCGAAGTTGGCATGGGCGGCGAGTGGGATGCCACCAACATCGCCGACGGTGATGTTTCGGTATTCACCCCAATCGGCATGGACCACGCAGATCGACTCGGTGAAACAATTGCCGAAATTGCGACAACTAAATCGGGCATCATCAAAGCGGGGTCAATCGTTGTTTCGGCACCGCAGTCCCAGGCCGCCAAGGCAGTGCTTGACGCGGTGGCGGCAGAGCGAGCTGAAAAAATCTTCCACTATGGCTCTGATTTTGAGGTCGAATCAAGTGTTGGCTTAGGTTTTGGTCAAGAGCTTGCCCTGCGCAATATTGCTGGCTCATACGTCGAATTAAAATTTCCGATTTTAGGCCTGCACCAGGCGCAAAATCTTGCCCTTGCCGTTGCGGCTGTAGAGGCGTTCATCGGTGGCGGCGAGCAGCGGCTGATGGATGATGTGGTGAGGGCTGCCACGGCAGACATGTCATCCCCTGGAAGACTTCAAATTATCAGCCCAGAACCACTGATTATTTTCGATGCCGCACACAATCCTGCCGGTGCTGAGATTTTGGTGGAAGCGCTGAATTCGGTTTTACCGGGTCGGGCGGTTATCGGTGTAGTTTCGGTACTTGCCGAGAAAGATGCGCGCGGAATACTGGGCGCGTTTGCTTCGAGATTTGACTCGATTATTCTGACGCAATCTTCATCAGCTCGGGCAATTCCATCTGAAGAACTCGAGTTGCTCGCGCAAGACTACTTTGACTTCGATCAAATTGAGGTTGAACCCAAGCCAGCACTAGCCTTGCGTCGCGCTTCGGAGCTTGCTGAGCAGATCCCGGGCGCGATGGTGATTGCAACCGGCTCGATTACGCTTATCGGAGACCTAATGAGTTACGTGCAACTGGATGAGGAAGAAGATGTCTAG
- a CDS encoding Rne/Rng family ribonuclease: MVKKNETESSAPKKTSTGRIRKTVAKVVDTVLEQAPAEVIEKPKRASKSAGSDSSAAAKEPAAKASAAKAPARKPAVKKVAAATEVEKPSAEVDNSETTAAKSAEKSSNRSKRSKSADSEQKSGQRQAKAKEQEAVSASPITPPAPVSATSLMFMAPDLPTPVIDAKRGKPLADEASESHLRRRSRRRAGEEVDVKEVAPNTVVKVRAPREPKEPSNEPQRVKGSTRLEAKKQRRRDGRDAGRRRSVITESEFLARREAVDRSMIVRSKDGKIQIGVLEDGILVEHYVAKAAEASLIGNVYLGKVQNVLPSMEAAFVDIGRGRNAVLYSGEVDWELAETGNQPRRIELALKSGDQVLVQVTKDPVGQKGARLTSQVSLPGRYLVYVPNGSMNGISRKLPDSERARLKKILKEILPEDAGVIVRTAAEGATEEQLTLDVQRLQEQWTEISQKVEKGQAPVLLHSEPDLLVKIVRDVFNEDFQRMVISGEDARATIEEYLKSVAPDLLERVEAYSGDKDIFDTYRVGEQISKALDRKVYLPSGGSLVIDRTEAMTVVDVNTGKFVGSGGNLEETVTKNNLEAAEEIVRQLRLRDIGGIIVVDFIDMVLESNRDLVLRRLIECLSRDRTKHQVAEVTSLGLVQMTRKKLGLGLLEAFSEPCEACASRGVIVHHEPIMRSKSHVHEDAKPQKSKKNRDRNSKPEPAKVVTPERAVEINSVITKIAASTVAAHEAAGEPSPIQLPSLKDANGNAVAEQQLPEKTEKLLEAVLDALPEPKGPGEGKRKPRRATASASAPVVDISAE; the protein is encoded by the coding sequence ATGGTGAAGAAAAACGAAACTGAATCATCGGCACCTAAAAAAACTTCGACCGGTCGAATTCGAAAGACCGTCGCTAAAGTTGTCGATACTGTCTTAGAGCAGGCTCCTGCCGAAGTCATCGAAAAACCGAAACGAGCAAGCAAATCTGCTGGTTCAGATTCTTCCGCGGCAGCCAAAGAACCTGCTGCAAAGGCTTCCGCCGCGAAGGCCCCGGCCCGCAAGCCGGCCGTCAAAAAAGTTGCTGCGGCCACTGAAGTTGAAAAGCCCAGCGCCGAGGTTGATAACTCTGAAACGACAGCAGCTAAGTCGGCGGAAAAATCTTCAAACCGGTCAAAACGAAGCAAATCTGCCGACTCAGAGCAAAAATCCGGTCAGCGCCAAGCCAAGGCCAAAGAGCAAGAGGCTGTTTCTGCTTCCCCAATTACCCCTCCGGCACCAGTGTCCGCCACATCGCTGATGTTTATGGCACCAGATCTGCCAACTCCAGTCATTGATGCCAAGCGCGGCAAGCCACTTGCCGACGAAGCTTCAGAATCACACCTTCGTCGTCGATCACGTCGTCGCGCTGGTGAAGAGGTTGATGTCAAAGAGGTCGCACCAAACACCGTGGTTAAAGTGCGCGCCCCTCGCGAGCCAAAAGAGCCGTCAAATGAGCCGCAACGCGTCAAAGGATCGACTCGACTCGAGGCAAAAAAACAGCGTCGTCGTGATGGCCGAGACGCAGGGCGCCGTCGCTCAGTTATCACAGAATCTGAATTTTTAGCTCGCCGTGAGGCAGTCGACCGGTCAATGATTGTTCGTTCGAAAGACGGCAAAATCCAGATCGGTGTGCTTGAAGACGGCATCCTGGTTGAGCACTATGTAGCTAAGGCTGCCGAAGCCTCGCTGATAGGCAATGTTTACCTAGGTAAAGTTCAAAACGTTTTGCCATCGATGGAAGCTGCCTTCGTTGATATTGGTCGCGGCAGAAACGCCGTGCTCTACTCGGGCGAGGTCGATTGGGAACTAGCCGAGACTGGCAACCAGCCGCGTCGAATTGAATTGGCGTTGAAGTCGGGGGACCAGGTTTTGGTTCAGGTAACCAAAGATCCGGTTGGCCAAAAGGGTGCCCGTTTGACCAGTCAGGTTTCGCTACCGGGACGCTACCTGGTTTACGTGCCAAACGGTTCGATGAACGGAATCTCGCGCAAACTTCCTGATTCAGAACGTGCCCGACTAAAGAAGATTCTGAAAGAAATTTTGCCTGAAGATGCGGGTGTAATTGTTCGCACCGCGGCAGAGGGTGCAACGGAAGAGCAGTTGACGCTTGACGTACAGCGACTTCAGGAGCAATGGACTGAAATTAGCCAGAAAGTCGAGAAAGGCCAAGCTCCGGTGCTGCTGCACAGCGAGCCTGATTTGCTGGTCAAGATTGTGCGAGATGTTTTCAATGAAGACTTCCAGCGGATGGTAATTTCGGGTGAAGATGCGCGGGCCACGATCGAAGAATATTTGAAGTCGGTTGCTCCAGACTTGCTCGAGCGTGTCGAGGCATACTCTGGCGATAAAGACATCTTCGACACCTATCGCGTTGGCGAGCAAATTTCTAAAGCGCTAGATCGCAAGGTTTACCTTCCAAGCGGCGGCTCTTTGGTTATCGACCGAACTGAAGCAATGACAGTTGTCGACGTTAACACCGGCAAGTTTGTGGGCTCAGGCGGGAATCTTGAAGAAACCGTCACGAAAAACAACTTGGAAGCTGCCGAAGAAATCGTTCGTCAATTACGACTTCGCGACATAGGCGGAATCATTGTCGTCGACTTTATCGACATGGTTCTCGAATCGAACCGAGACCTGGTGCTTCGTCGCCTAATCGAATGCCTCAGCCGAGACCGAACCAAACACCAGGTAGCTGAAGTTACCTCACTGGGGCTGGTTCAGATGACTCGTAAAAAACTTGGCCTGGGTCTTCTAGAAGCCTTCTCTGAGCCCTGTGAGGCTTGTGCGTCCCGCGGTGTCATTGTGCACCACGAACCAATCATGAGATCTAAGAGTCACGTTCACGAGGATGCGAAACCGCAAAAGTCGAAGAAGAACCGTGACCGAAACTCCAAGCCCGAACCGGCCAAGGTTGTCACTCCCGAACGTGCCGTTGAGATTAATTCGGTAATCACCAAGATTGCTGCCTCAACCGTTGCCGCACATGAGGCGGCAGGCGAACCTTCGCCAATTCAGCTGCCTAGCCTAAAAGATGCAAATGGCAATGCGGTTGCTGAACAGCAATTGCCTGAAAAAACTGAGAAACTTCTCGAAGCAGTTCTCGACGCCTTGCCTGAGCCAAAGGGCCCAGGAGAAGGAAAACGGAAACCGCGCCGAGCAACAGCATCAGCGAGTGCTCCGGTTGTAGATATTTCTGCTGAATAG